From Parafrankia discariae:
CGTCCCGACCCGGCCGCGACGCTGCCGGAGCCCCTGGCGTCCGGTCCGTCGCTGTCCGACCAGCTCGCCGACCGGCTGGACCTGGACCGGGCGGTCGCCCGGCTGCCGCCGCAGTTCCGCGCCGCGATCGTGCTGCGCGAGTTCTGCGGCCTGTCCTACCAGGAGATCGCCGAGATCCGCGGCATCCCGGTGCAGACGGTGAAGTCGCAGATCTCCCGGGGACGGCGGGCCCTGGCCGAGCTGCTCGGCCTGCCCGGCGCTGAGAACACCGGCGCTGAGAACACCGAGCGGAACTGAGTGGAGAGGAACCAGGGATGTCCGCGGGCCCCTTGTGCGACCGGGTACGGGCGATGTGCGTCGAGGCGGAGGGGGCGTTCGGACCGGGACCGGTGCGGGACGAGCTCGCCGCGATCCGGGACCGGCTGGCGGAGCGCACCCCGCGGATCGCGGTCGGCGGGAAGCTGAACGCCGGGAAGTCGACGCTGGTCAACGCGCTGCTGGGACAGCGGCTGGCGGCGACGAACGGCACCGAGACGACCATGGTCGTCGCCTGGTTCCGGGATCACTATCAGAGCCGGATCCTGGTCCGGCCGCGCGACGGCGCGCCCTACCACCTCCCG
This genomic window contains:
- a CDS encoding RNA polymerase sigma factor encodes the protein MHDEDAELAARAGGGDRRAFETLVRRHQAGLYGICRRITCDDQDALDALQDTLIILWRRIGEFEGRSRVSTWLYRVATNAAIDEVRRRSRRPDPAATLPEPLASGPSLSDQLADRLDLDRAVARLPPQFRAAIVLREFCGLSYQEIAEIRGIPVQTVKSQISRGRRALAELLGLPGAENTGAENTERN